One stretch of Streptomyces sp. NBC_00443 DNA includes these proteins:
- the ettA gene encoding energy-dependent translational throttle protein EttA, translating into MAEFIYTMRKARKAHGDKVILDDVTLNFLPGAKIGVVGPNGAGKSTILKIMAGLEQPSNGEAFLSPGYTVGILMQEPKLNEEKTVLENVQEGVAEVKGKLDRFNEIAELMATDYSDALLEEMGKLQEDLDHANAWDLDAQLEQAMDALGCPAGDWPVVNLSGGEKRRVALCKLLLEAPDLLLLDEPTNHLDAESVNWLEQHLAKYEGTIVAVTHDRYFLDNVAGWICEVDRGRLHGYEGNYSKYLETKQTRLKVEGAKDAKRAKRLKEELDWVRSNAKGRQAKSKARLARYEEMAAEADKMRKLDFEEIQIPPGPRLGSIVVEVNNLSKAFGEKVLIDDLSFTLPRNGIVGVIGPNGAGKTTLFKMIQGLETPDSGSIKVGDTVKISYVDQSRENIDPKKSLWAVVSDELDYINVGQVEMPSRAYVSAFGFKGPDQQKAAGVLSGGERNRLNLALTLKQGGNLLLLDEPTNDLDVETLSSLENALLEFPGAAVVVSHDRWFLDRVATHILAYEGESKWFWFEGNFESYEKNKVERLGADATRPHRATYKKLTRG; encoded by the coding sequence TTGGCTGAGTTCATTTACACCATGCGCAAGGCGCGCAAGGCGCACGGCGACAAGGTGATCCTCGACGACGTCACCCTGAACTTCCTCCCCGGAGCGAAGATCGGCGTCGTCGGCCCGAACGGCGCCGGTAAGTCGACGATCCTGAAGATCATGGCGGGGCTGGAGCAGCCCTCGAACGGTGAGGCGTTCCTGTCGCCCGGGTACACCGTCGGCATCCTGATGCAGGAGCCCAAGCTGAACGAGGAGAAGACCGTCCTGGAGAACGTCCAGGAGGGCGTCGCCGAGGTCAAGGGCAAGCTCGACCGGTTCAACGAGATCGCCGAGCTGATGGCCACCGACTACTCCGACGCGCTTCTCGAAGAGATGGGCAAGCTCCAGGAGGACCTCGACCACGCCAACGCGTGGGACCTCGACGCCCAGCTCGAGCAGGCCATGGACGCGCTCGGGTGCCCGGCCGGCGACTGGCCCGTCGTCAACCTCTCCGGTGGTGAGAAGCGCCGCGTCGCGCTGTGCAAGCTGCTGCTGGAAGCCCCTGACCTGCTGCTGCTCGACGAGCCCACCAACCACCTCGACGCCGAGTCGGTGAACTGGCTGGAGCAGCACCTCGCCAAGTACGAGGGCACCATCGTGGCCGTGACCCACGACCGGTACTTCCTCGACAACGTGGCCGGCTGGATCTGCGAGGTCGACCGCGGCCGGCTCCACGGCTACGAGGGCAACTACTCCAAGTACCTGGAGACCAAGCAGACCCGTCTGAAGGTCGAGGGGGCGAAGGACGCCAAGCGCGCGAAGCGGCTCAAGGAAGAGCTCGACTGGGTCCGCTCCAACGCCAAGGGGCGTCAGGCCAAGTCCAAGGCGCGCCTCGCTCGCTACGAGGAGATGGCCGCCGAGGCCGACAAGATGCGGAAGCTGGACTTCGAGGAGATCCAGATCCCGCCGGGCCCGCGTCTGGGCAGCATCGTCGTGGAGGTCAACAACCTCAGCAAGGCTTTCGGCGAGAAGGTTCTCATCGATGATCTTTCGTTCACGCTTCCGCGTAACGGGATCGTCGGTGTCATCGGCCCCAACGGCGCCGGCAAGACCACCCTTTTCAAGATGATCCAGGGTCTGGAGACGCCCGACTCCGGCAGCATCAAGGTCGGCGACACCGTCAAGATCTCGTACGTCGACCAGAGCCGCGAGAACATCGACCCGAAGAAGAGCCTGTGGGCCGTGGTCTCGGACGAGCTCGACTACATCAACGTCGGCCAGGTCGAGATGCCCTCGCGGGCGTACGTCTCGGCCTTCGGCTTCAAGGGCCCCGACCAGCAGAAGGCCGCCGGTGTCCTCTCCGGTGGTGAGCGCAACCGCCTCAACCTCGCGCTCACCCTCAAGCAGGGCGGCAACCTGCTGCTCCTCGACGAGCCGACGAACGACCTGGACGTCGAGACGCTGTCGAGTCTTGAGAACGCGCTGCTGGAGTTCCCGGGCGCGGCCGTGGTCGTCTCCCACGACCGCTGGTTCCTCGACCGGGTCGCCACGCACATCCTCGCCTACGAGGGCGAGTCCAAGTGGTTCTGGTTCGAGGGCAACTTCGAGTCGTACGAGAAGAACAAGGTCGAGCGGCTCGGCGCGGACGCCACCCGTCCGCACCGCGCCACCTACAAGAAGCTGACCCGGGGCTGA
- a CDS encoding acyl-CoA thioesterase, which produces MRHIYRCPLRWSDMDAYGHVNNAVFVRYLEEARIDFLFRPEKDFKQGSVVARHEIDYKRQLVHRHHPVDIELWVSEIRAASFTITYEVKDDDLVYVRASTVVVPFDFEAERPRRLTAEEKEFLREYTDDAGDTGDKDAVEEAAAA; this is translated from the coding sequence TTGCGCCACATCTACCGTTGCCCCCTGCGCTGGTCCGACATGGACGCGTACGGACACGTCAACAACGCGGTCTTCGTCCGCTACCTGGAGGAAGCCCGCATCGACTTCCTGTTCCGTCCGGAGAAGGACTTCAAGCAGGGGTCGGTGGTGGCGCGCCACGAGATCGACTACAAGCGGCAGCTCGTCCACCGGCACCACCCGGTGGACATAGAGCTGTGGGTCAGTGAGATCAGGGCCGCGTCCTTCACCATCACCTACGAGGTGAAGGACGACGACCTGGTCTACGTCCGGGCCTCGACGGTGGTCGTGCCGTTCGACTTCGAGGCGGAACGGCCGCGCCGGCTCACCGCGGAGGAGAAGGAGTTCCTCCGCGAGTACACCGACGACGCGGGCGACACGGGCGACAAGGACGCTGTGGAGGAGGCCGCCGCCGCATGA
- a CDS encoding globin codes for MNEIRRGTLQEQTFYEQVGGEETFRRLVHRFYQGVAEDPLLKPMYPEEDLGPAEERLTLFLIQYWGGPTTYSENRGHPRLRMRHAPFTVDRAAHDAWLKHMRDAVDELGLSEEHERTLWNYLTYAAASMVNTAG; via the coding sequence GTGAATGAGATTCGGCGCGGCACGCTTCAGGAGCAGACCTTTTACGAGCAGGTCGGCGGGGAGGAGACCTTCCGCCGCCTCGTCCACCGTTTCTACCAGGGCGTGGCCGAGGACCCGCTGCTGAAGCCCATGTACCCCGAGGAGGACCTGGGCCCGGCCGAGGAGCGCCTCACGCTGTTCCTGATCCAGTACTGGGGCGGCCCGACGACGTACAGCGAGAACCGCGGCCACCCTCGCCTGCGCATGCGCCACGCCCCGTTCACCGTCGACCGCGCGGCCCACGACGCGTGGCTGAAGCACATGCGGGACGCCGTCGACGAGCTCGGCCTCTCCGAGGAGCACGAGCGGACGCTGTGGAACTACCTGACGTACGCGGCGGCGTCGATGGTGAACACCGCGGGCTGA